Proteins from one bacterium genomic window:
- a CDS encoding methylenetetrahydrofolate reductase produces MHITEYLQNRKKTLISLEITPPEKGHSIQSIYQAVNLLKPYDPSFINVTYHQQSIVYEEVDEVIRKIPRRKKPGTVGICAALANKYQIETVPHLICGGFNKYETEDALIDFHYLGFTNLFALRGDPPPGFGEFEPEKDGHRYASELVEQASNLNKGKYLEELDVADPTNFCVGVAGYPEKHYESPNLDEDIKHLKEKIAAGASYIITQMVFSAEIFKNYVDRVRAEGIDVPVIPGIKVITSPRQLTAIPRDFHVNLPQGLVERILGAKDPAAARTAGVDFATELCAGLYQQKVPCLHFYTMGRGQAVAEVLENLKQKGII; encoded by the coding sequence ATGCACATCACCGAATACCTGCAGAACCGCAAAAAGACCCTGATCTCCCTGGAGATCACCCCGCCCGAAAAGGGCCACAGCATCCAGAGCATCTACCAGGCGGTGAACCTGCTTAAACCATACGATCCCTCGTTCATCAACGTCACCTACCACCAGCAGAGCATCGTTTACGAGGAAGTGGACGAGGTCATCCGCAAGATCCCCCGCCGCAAGAAGCCCGGCACCGTGGGCATCTGCGCGGCCCTGGCCAACAAGTACCAGATAGAGACCGTGCCCCACCTGATCTGCGGCGGGTTCAACAAGTACGAGACCGAGGACGCTTTAATAGACTTTCACTACCTGGGCTTCACCAACCTGTTCGCGCTGAGGGGCGACCCGCCGCCGGGTTTCGGCGAGTTCGAGCCGGAGAAGGACGGACACCGCTATGCCTCGGAGCTGGTGGAGCAGGCTTCCAACCTGAACAAGGGAAAATACCTGGAGGAGCTGGACGTGGCCGATCCCACCAACTTCTGCGTGGGCGTGGCCGGTTACCCCGAAAAGCACTACGAGTCCCCCAACCTGGACGAGGACATCAAGCATTTAAAGGAGAAGATCGCCGCCGGGGCCAGCTACATCATCACCCAGATGGTCTTCTCGGCCGAGATATTCAAGAACTACGTGGACCGGGTGCGGGCCGAGGGCATCGACGTTCCGGTGATCCCCGGCATCAAGGTCATCACCAGCCCCCGGCAATTGACCGCCATACCAAGAGACTTCCACGTCAACCTGCCCCAGGGCTTGGTGGAGAGAATCTTGGGCGCCAAGGACCCGGCCGCCGCCCGCACGGCCGGAGTGGACTTTGCCACCGAACTCTGCGCCGGGCTGTACCAGCAGAAGGTCCCCTGCCTCCACTTCTACACCATGGGCAGGGGCCAGGCCGTGGCCGAGGTGCTGGAAAACCTGAAACAAAAAGGGATAATATGA